A segment of the Triticum urartu cultivar G1812 chromosome 1, Tu2.1, whole genome shotgun sequence genome:
AAGCGCACCCGAGCCGCTCTAGCAGGCGCGCTATATTTCATCTTTTTTTCTTGACGCCTACTATTTGGGAGTACACATTTGGTTCCGATAGTACAAATGTGAGATAGTTCGTCACATAGCCTGCATCTAGGATACAAAATAGTGCATAGATAGTTCATAGTGTTCTCCTACGATAGatagaaaaacaaaaaactactactactactcgccgTTCTCCGACTCGAACTCTGcctcggtgatgtcctcctccgacgtctgAGCGTAGGCGTCAAGGAACCGCTCGTCGCTGGAGTACCAGGATGACGCATCTCCTAGCGCGATGTTGTATTTAGTGACCGCCTTCGCGTTCGCTTATCCTCGCGATAGGCGGAtcgctcctccctcctctccttcctctccGCCCTCCTCTCGACGAAGAACTGTTCCTCGCTGATGATGTCTTGTGGGAAGCGTTGGCGCCACAGCGCCATGGCTTCCTCGTCCACCTCGGCTTGGCTGAGACGACGCTCCCTCCTTCGGTTCTCGCGACGATCCTCGTCGGTGATAAGCCGCGGGGGAGGCGCCAACTCTTGTGCCTGGTCCCGTGTCGCCACATCCGTGAAGTTCAGGTCCCAACGGGACCGCCAGAGGCGCCACGCTGCAGCGTCGTACGCGCGGGCGCCATCCTGGGCAGTGTCGAAGGTTCCGAGGCCCAGGCGCATGCCGCCCGATCGAATCTCGGCGGAGTAGTTGCCCGCCGGACGCATGCGGACGCCGCGGTAGCCCGAAGCTCCCCGGCAGCGAGGCGGCATGGTGGCGCGGTGGTGGCGTGTCGGAGGCGAGGAGAGAAAGCGGTAGATGTAGCGTAGAGAGATCGCAGAGGGCGCTGTAATTTTATAGGCGCACCAGACGCGGTGCGCCAAATCTAGTGCGCGAGCTGCCGCCTTTTCCTGCCCACGCGCAATCGTTTCCCCCGCGCGCTAGTTTCCCGCCTCCGCTGGAGCGCACGAAAACGTCCCGCGCGCGCTAAAATGCCAGATTACCGCGTGCACGCGTTTTTTggcgcggctgttggagatgctctcaGCGGCCGTTGGCGGTAGACCACGTTAGAAGTGAATGCATCAGGCGGCTGATGTGGCCGTGAGTGGATGTGAGGTAAGGCCACGGAGGCGGCGGCTTCAAATCCAGGGCAAGACAAGGTGGCGCCGGCGACTGTCGGCGACATGGCGATTCATATAGGGTGGTCTCGCGGCAGAGACAAGGCCGTGACAGCGGAGGCGCGGTGGTTCGACGAAGCGAGTCGCAGGAAGAGTCCGAGCTCATGGTTTTCCTTTCCTTTGACTATTTTCTTTGACCTAGCTTGTACTAGTAATCTACTCACTGATTGATAGAACTCGACGGATCAACATCGGAAACTTTCTTTTATCCGTCTCGACGGAAACTGCTATTTGACAGATTGTAGGATTCGGCGTACAAACGAAATCAATCACCCATCGGTTTTGATGGGTCGCGTCGCGCCGGTGATGTACTGAGCGTCCAAACCCTAATCGTTGTATCTCAATCTGGTATATGCCACTTAGTTTTGCTCGTCGTGTAGATCCTTTACACCGGCTCTTTCATCCTTCCAATTACGAAAATTCTCGATCCCTAGAAAAGATCCCTCCAAAATCTTAATATCATCGTGCGCAAGTCCCATGGTGGGTGCCAActatcgtggttttgtcacgacagatgtcctagtgtgaggacttagtcgtgaggtcAACACATCTATGTAGTTGCTTGAGAGAGGTTGAGTGGGACAAGAGACGCGaggttttttacccaggttcggcccctcacgttggaggtaaaatcctacatccggcttcattgatattgatcaTGGTGCTCACGATTACAAGGGTGCTCTCTGGCTACCTCTCTCTCAAGAGATATTGACTTATCTGTCTAAACTTGTCCCTCTTAGGATGCcccgcccctccttatataagttgaaggggcgggttacatgactagtcctagtagaattagaattactctattacaagtggagtcctagtcttgcttcctttgtaagggaatatttcttatgcctttcctcttaagccggcctaccataacatgagccggccttctgggTCTTGGCCCTTGTCATCTATCTGACCCGTCGTCGGGGTCATCAGAGAGTCGCCAGTCTTCTGGCGGGTTATCGATGAAGCGTCAAGTCTCGACTGGGTCATATacccggccgggtcataccgcggggtatatcctcGACAAAGAGTGAGTCCAATGCAACATTGTCCTTGTTAATTTCTACAGCAAGATCTAAACCAATATATGGGTTCAGTTAGTTTCTGAACTTAGTGTCTGTAGAACTTAGTTTCTGAACTTAATTTATGCAGTAGCAGATCACTATGTGTGCTTTCTAAACTCTTGTATCTATGATATCTATCTGTCtgtctatctatctatctatgaTATGTATCTATCTGAATGTTTGTAGTCATGGTTTCTAGATGTTTTTTTTCTCATAGTAGCTCAATCTTGTGCTCATAGTATCTAAAACTTTGTGCTCACTATGATGATGTAGGTGTCAATGCAAGGAACATAGTTGTGTTGTAGGTGCCAATGCAAAGATAAAATCTAAGTTTCAAACTTTTTTCAGTCAGCTTACTATAGTTCTTTCCTATCAGTATAGTTTGATTGGATAATGTATGAGCATTGCCAGCCTGAATATTGCAAGTTCTCTCCTAGCTAGGGACACCTGCTGCTTCAATCAACACAATTTGAACATTAAATTGAGCACACCTACTGACACTTCACATCAGTCAAAATCACTTAAACCCATGTACACTGACTCACTCCTTCTGTGGTCAACTTGTCGACTACATCACTCAACCCAAAATTAACTCATGTACACTGCACAACACCCTGCAAAATTCAGTAGTGGCATTTAGTGTTAGTTTCATTCAGTCCACAAGAATAATTCGACTACATCTATCAATCAGTGAAGTGACTAACCCTAGAATAATTAACCGTTTGGAAACCCTAAAATTCAGTCAAATATGACATGAAAATTCACTGACAAAAACAAAGATTCAGTTAACTGAATTGTGTTCTCATCTGATTCAGTCAAATGCATTCATTCAGCTAACTAAATGCATGTTGTGAACTGATTCAGTTAACTGCGCGCATTCACTTAACAACTAGGTTGAGTGACACACAACAATGATTCAATTAACACCTAGGTTCAGTCACAGAGAGCACGATTTAGTTAACTAGTTTGAATTAACACCTACGCACATTGAGAGATAGCAAGATTCAGTTAACTAGTTTGAATTAACACCTAGGCACAATGAGAGAGGGAGAAATATTCAGTTAGCTAGTTTGAATTAACACGTAGGTTTAGTCACAGAGAGCAAGATCCAGTTAACTAGTTTGAATTAACACCTAGGCACAGTGACAGAGAGCAAAGATTCAGTTAACAAGTTTCATTTAACACCTAGCCACAGTGAGAGAGAGCATATATTCAGTTAACAACTAGGTGTGACAACAAAGATTTTGTTGACTAGGTTTAGTTAACAATTTTGTGTAGTCACAAACAACAATACTCAGTTAACTGCACAAGTTCACAACAAGATTCCGTTAACAACAAAATTTGCTAGAATTCCAGCAAACCCTTGTTTCCAGATCTGGAACACTAGATTTCCACAAACAAAATTTGCTACTATAGAGAGGGAGGCAGCTCATCGAGGGCTGGACCGGCACCATTTGACAGAAGCTCAACGAATTTTGCTCTAAATGTGGCGACTATGAAAACTCTGTGATGGATGAATTTGTTGTGGCCGCACAATCTTCCTCCTCGACGCAGTTGCCCCCTGCCACACAGGCCAGCCAAGGTGACTAGCTATGTTCACCACACCTTGCCCCCCACCAATCCCTCGCCGATGGATCcggagccgccaccgccgccctgcCCGCGAGAAAGAGGAGAGAGATAGACGGTGAGGAATGGGAGTGATCGGCCATTAGCGGCGCGCCATCCATCAATGTCGGCCAATGCGTGATTGGCTACGTCAAAACGAGCTCAGAAATTGGATCAGTGTTTTGTTGCCACTGTCAAAATTTAGATGCGGTGCAAAGTGTCATGTTTTGTAAAGTGGTGGTTTTTCGAGAGTTATGAGTCGAAAGTGGTGGTTTTATGCATTTTTGGATAAATTTGGGGATTTTGGCTCAGAGCAAACCAGCTTCCAAAAAAATCCCTAGGGCACGTAGAGGAGAGATAAAGGTATATTTGGGGCGGATAGAGAATCCAACCTGTAATGGCCGCGTACTTGAGCACAAGTGTGTGTTCGCCGTCCAGCAGCACGGCTGCGTCCAGGACCTGCAACCCCAAAACCGACCAAAATCAAGGGGATCTGAGTGGTGACTGATGGGGAAAGAAAGAGGAATAGCATTAGGATAGAGGAGGGAATTAGGATCCAGTAGCATGCATCAAGCCTTGCTCGGCAGCAGCTGTTATTTGGAAGGCGACCTGTACATCAAAGCAGGGGACAGAGGAGTTTGAGGAAGAACGAAGGGCCTGTACTGCGTGTGCCATTTGGTGTTCCGGCTAGTACTAGTACTTGTGTTTGTTGGTACAAGACTAGTAGAGGGAAGAGACACGTATCGatgcaaaaataaaagaaataaaaaataaaacgtGTACTTGTAGACTAGTACTAATCAGCTAGGTCGGATATCTCTAGCTTCTAACGATAACTAATAATACAATCTTAGAGCATCTACAGTTCGAGTTGGCAAATCCGACCTCTCCCGCGAACGCGTCTGTCGGATATCGCTAGCTTCTAACCATAACTAATAATACAATCTTAGAGCATCTACGGCCGGACTTGGCAAATCCGACCCCTCAAACGCTCGTGGACATGCCTGAGCGCGTTCGTGGGCATTGACTGGACACCCCATAAATGTTGCGCCACACATGCACATACCGCAAATTCCGATCCTCAAATCCATGCAATGCATGAACGTCGTTCATACGATACAAATTGTTCGAATTTCAATGTTCGAAACAAAGCAAAGCAAATCATAGTTCAATAAACCGGACATGACAAAATAAAATCAATGTCCGAGCGCGACGGATGGCCTCGGATCACTGGCCAGGCGCCTGCTCTGAGCGAAATGCGTCCTGCTCCAGGCGGAATGCGTCTTGCTCGTCCTGCATCCGGGCTGCCTCCTCTGCCTGCATCTGGGCTGCCTACTCCACCTACATCCGGGCCGCCTCCTTCGCCTTCCGGGCCGTAGCCTCCCTCGCCGCCTCATACTTCCAATGGTTGTTAATCTCCATCTTCTTGTCCATAAGTCACTTCTTCGCATGCTCATCGAAGAGGGTTTCGTCCGCCAACATGATCCTAGCATCTTTCGTGTCCCATGCGAGTTGCACCTCTCATTCTCAAGCTCTATGTCGCCAAATGTCTTGGCCTTCTCGAGTTCCCATTTGAACCGAGCGCGGCGGAGGAGACAACTGATCCACCATGTCTGAACCTCCCTGGgacgccgccaccgcctccctcTCTCGCCGCCAGCGTCGCCGCAACTTCCGGCAGACGTTCTCCACCTTGCAAGCCGCGACCGACGAAGCGACCATGCCGACGGACCAGGCGGATCTACGTCTCCGTCGCGGTGGTGTTGGTCGAGCTGGTCGACATCTCGGGCGGTGGATCGGGACCGCTGTTGAGGATTGGGAGCAATGGAGGAGGATGGCGAGGGTTCGGGCGCGGGAAAGGTTgagggcggcgggaggaggaTGAGGGGTTTGGTGGATTTTGTGCAATTTGGGGTCGGGTCGGGTGTGCCCGGGCGCCCCATATCTGCCCCAAATTTGGGTTGGATATGAGGGGTGCCGATCAGCCCGGGCGTTTGAGGCCTGTTTAAAGAGCTTGTCTGGGTCAAAAAATCGTGACCAGACAGTGATTGGGCGGCCCGCCCGGGCATATAAGGCGGGTTTGAGGTGCTCGGTGGTAGATGCTCTTACTATAGAAATTATTGGAAAAAACATAATGATTAACCATACTACCACCACACTGTTGCACCGTGTTTTTCTGCTTCTATTTTAAATTCAATTTTGTTCTGGTGTAATATATTCGCCGAACTGCAGGGAACGAGTAAGGGCATCTCTAACGGAAACCAACAAATTTTCTCCCGGATCCATCTGCGGACAGGGAAGGACCAGTCCGCGGACACGGATGTGCGAGGACATCATCCAACGCTAGCCACATACATTCAACCTCCTTTTTTTTCAAGTCTGCATGATCAAATAGCCGTATGCAAAGGGTACAGACATTCAAATAGCCGCATGCAGCATTAGTTCAATTTAAAAAAAAGTTCAAATATTACATCCCAACATTGTTGTCCCCTTTCACCGTCCACTGATGCTCAATCAAATCTTCCTTCAGCTGCTCATGAGTTGGTCGATGCCGAATTTGTTGACGCATTTGAATAAACTCTTTAAATGTGGCCGGATTTTGGTCCGGAAATTGGACAGGCTCACACATGTTCTCAAATTCCAGAGCTACGGCAACATCGTCACTCTCATCCTcgacgatcatgttgtgcatgatcacacaacaTGTCATCACCTCCCACAAGGTCTCCGAATCCCACTGTTTTGCAGGTCCATGAACAACTGCAGGACGGGCCTGTAGAACTCCAAATGCCCTCTTGACATCCTTACTATCTACCTGTCTTTGGACAAAGTGAGGTTTTTTCTGCCTAACTGGGTTTGAGATAGTCCTGACAAAGGTAGCCCATGGAGGATAGATACCGTCAACCAGATAGTAGCCCACGTTGTACTCATGTCCACTGACAATATAGTGGCAAGGAGAAGCTTTTCCTTCAGTCATCTtgtgtaacgcccggataattaagatACAATATTCCCAAtttaatggtgccatgtcatcacattactgttgctaatcctcATTTGATTCAAGGCATAATTCAAATCctaatttaaaataaagtcaaataaataaataaattcaaatgtcaaaactaaaatgttcaaattGTTGTGAATAATAATTTGTTAATATTGGTGGAGAAACCAACTTTTTATAAAGTGGTTTATTGCTCTTAAATAATTAAAACAGTGGCATTAATAATTATTTAATTGCTTTTGAATTTATAAAAATACTAACCTATTTTATCTAGGTGCCAAACTAATTGTGGGCGTGACATAATTTATAATACTAACTAggacaaatgcccgtgcgttgcaccgggcTAGAAATGAAATATAACCTGCTCCACGTGTCATTATGCAACATTTTTAATCCAATTTTTACAAATGTATAAATAAGATTACACTAAGTTTTTTTTTTGTACGATGAAATTTGGGCGTACCCTAGCAATGTTCATCATTACCTATTTCAGCTCCACACTTTCATTTCATTTGAAAAACACAAATGTTTTTATCAATCAACTTTGTTTTTTGTTGTTTAGaaaaacatgatttttttttaCTTTCATAAGGTGTTTTTTTAAATCGAGAATATTTTTTAAAATGGTATCATTTTTATGGCGATGTTATATTTTTTTGAATATTATATTTTATTTGTAATTTTTTTACACTATTTTTTGGGCTTTGTCCATTCACATTTGGCCTACATATTAAGTCCAGCCTAAACTGCACCGACGCCAGCTGAGCTCCTCATCTCGTCTCCCCTCCGGCCGGCTCTCTTGGCCTCTCCATGGGTTCTAGAAAAAACAGTGAAAGCCCCAAAACACAAAAGCACTCACATCTAGCGACATGAAGCAATACACGTCCCTTCCCTTCTCTCTAGCAAGTAGTAGTGGTTTTACTAAACAAAATCTAACAATCGAACACTGTATAAATTGCTACGGCAACCAAGTATAATCAATCAGAAACACGAATAGCAGCAGGGTCTCGATCCCTCTCACTTTCTCTCTACTTCTTTCTTAATTCTCTGGCAAAACAACACGCAGCAACAGCAGCATATGCAAGCACATAGTAGCAGCCTCCTCTCAATTTCTCTCAATGGGTTCTAGAAACATTCCATGGCAGTAACTCTTGTATGTAATCTTATGTAAATTCTGTTCCATTTGTTGTTTATAGAACCCAATAAAGGCCCCGTAAATGTACGCACGACAACAGCTGGCTTGTTTTTTTTATAGTATGTATTACAGGACATTTCTACTGACGCTAGTACATAGCCTTGTTCTAACTTTGCATCAGTGTTGCTCTACTGTATAAAAATGATATCGTAAATGTACGCAATAAAGGTCCCGTAAATGTACGCAAGACAACAGCTGGCTTGTTTTTGCATCCATAGATTTCTAAGCGAACTTGGATCAACGCAAGGGAATATCAAAATGATATTCGAATTCATGCATTGTTACGGAAAATGAATATAGCCAAAATGGAGAGCCTGCACATAGCTCATTATGCCAAAAAGGATCTATAGAAGTACAGTACGTAAGCCATGGATCGTAGCAAGAGTAGGTACCTGAAAATACATGAACTTAGAAAAAAGATCATGCACACCCGTCCATATGCAGGAGACGACTATAAAAACATGCAAGTGAATTTTTCAAGGTATATGTACAAAATTAGTTTGTGCCCCTTACTACATTAGTAAATGAATCAACTTCCCCCACAAAAAAAGTAAATGAATCAACTTCTTGCGATAACTAATAACATTTTAGGGAACTATCTCTTTGCTTGATAACCACTATCAACATGTACATAACTTCAATATTTTATCACAGGGTATCAGACACTCAGATACATCAGTTCGAAATCAGTTGAACATGAGAAATATTTGTGCAGAACACTCATATCAAATTCAGAACAACATACTCAGTTGTATGTCATCTTACTTGCGAAATCATAAATTCAGAACATGGTATCATACTCAGTTTTGCTACTGGGAAAGGCTTGTTACACTTCAGTATGCACAATAGTACATGCTTTAACCTGTCAAATATGTGTTGtcataaataaagaaaaaaatgtATTTGATTTGCCATGGAACTGCTTGAAATCGAAGATATGGATGATGGTGCAGCACACAAATCAAATTAGCATCACAGCTTAAACCGAGGTCTGTTTACGATCAGTCTGAAACTCGACTCGATAGGCTGAATATACACAATGAAACACAAATTTCAGTGAGATTCTCAGATTCACAGAGGAAAGTTGCTTGGAACTTTAACTGGAAAAAGGATCAAAGTTGAACATGAACTGGGAAAACATTCTAAAAGTTCAGACTGGGCATGCTAGTCTGCTGCTGTTGAAAACTGCCTGTATAACCAGGACAGAAACAACAACTAAAACAGGGGATTACATCCAGTGATTAGCTTTCATCAAGGGGATAAATACCTCTGGTGTAACCGCTGCAGGCGCCATTGTACGGCTCGACCGATGTTCTTGATAATGTCGAGCTAGATGGGGATGGAGGTGATGGCAATGGACCACAATCTATCTGATTATCTGATTTTGGCACAATCGATTCAAAACACTCAGAAACTGGAGTACATGTTGACATAGTTGGTGACATAGGTGATGGCTCCAGAACACTTGATtcagaatttttttctttttttgaagGTCGGTTATCAAAGTCCTCTTCAATGTTCTGTGTAATATTAAGTTACAGTGCTGTCATCTATTTTCTGCAATCAGAACAAAAATAAAAGGTAAACCTCCAACCATTAGAAGCATCATCTGACAGTAGCTTTGTTTTAAGGAGATGAAAATATTACAATCCAGTATGTAGAAGGCAAAAGTATATAGAGATAAAATTTACCAATACATATGTGCATGTTTAAAAATTCTAGAATGAGAAAGTAAATCATATCAGCAAATGTGGTCTACCACACAGCATAAAGGAACTCTGTTGATTAAGTAGCTATATATGCGCATGTCAAAATATTCTAGGCTGCAAAACCATAAAAACAGGAAAGTTCAAGACACACATTATGATCCATTACATGAGAATTAATATGATCTTTTTGACATTTTATTTATCCTACATCTTTGTGAGACCCGCGGACTCAGCGCAGAACCTAATTTTTTTTCCTACATTTACATTCTCAAACAGAACTGCATTTTTCTAGTTGTCAAAATACAGTGAGCAGTAATTTTTCGTAAACATCATGCCCTGTTGAATATAATTGAGACCCGTCCATCACTTATTTGTGAACTACTTTTGTTCTGGTCACCTATGTACTGAACTACTAAACACTCCTTACGAATTTACTCTGCTTCTTTCAAGTACAAACAAAATCCATTTATGTAGGAGTGCATGATGCGTTGCTTGTCAGTGAAATATAGTCTACTGTCGGCAATAGCTATATTTGCTGTAGTAAATTGACGATTTGACAAACATATGAGACCCATCAGATGCTTCAAAAGTACCTCAAAGTAGGTCTAGGCGACGGCTGATGGTCTTCCGGCAAAATCGGCGGAGGCGGTGGCAGATTGTCTTGCGGCGAAGTCGATGGAGACGATGGCGGTGAAGTCAAAGGAGACGATGGCTGCGAAGTCGACAGATATAGTATAAGACAATCATAAATTCGGCAAGGAGGAAGATCAGGGAATAGTAATGCGAATTATGCCACTATATATTTGAATTACATGGAGATCAATCACTCCAAAACCAAGTTTTCTGATATACAGACCGTTGTCTAGGCTTATTACATCAAAATGCACAGTTACCTAAAAAAGCAGTCCTATTTGTTCTTAGTTCTTTGAGTTGAACTTTTAGACATGGCATTTGATTTCTTGCATGGCTGATAACTATGATGATTGTGATTCTTGGCAATTCTAGTTTACTTCTCAGCTTGAAGAATATGCTCTCATCTTTTAAGTataaccttaatgttcctcactATGCAATGATCCCAAAATATATACGAAAATGAGCATGTACTTCATGCTCTTCTAAATTTTCTTTCCCTGACAGAAGGGAAAACACCCAGCTTCTATTAGATAAAACAAAGTATTACAAGGTATATATGGAGAAAAGTGTCACAGTAATAGACGCATTGTACATGTACCAGGGCTCACATATGCAAACTAATATGAAGGGGATTCATACCTCCGGTGTAGTTGCCACAGGCAACATTGGACGGCT
Coding sequences within it:
- the LOC125522850 gene encoding arp2/3 complex-activating protein rickA-like gives rise to the protein MGAATDKAEEKADAVGLLHGYSRGGGEGGRRGRSWRMALKMSNEHPLSRPMLPVATTPEPSSPLTSPPSSPSTSPQDNLPPPPPILPEDHQPSPRPTLRK